TCGCACAGTACGCCAACATCCTGCGCTGGTTCGGCGATATCCGCCGTATCGAAGGCTACGTCGGCATGCCGGGGATGTGGGAATGAGTAGGTCGCTGCTGCACTGGAAGTACTGGGTCGAGCGCCTCCGCGGCGGTGCCAACGCGCCGCCGCGCATCAGTGTCCGCCAGACGTTCCTCGCGGGCCTGGGGGGGATGCTGGCGATATCAGCGCTGACGCTGCTGACGTCTTCCGCAGGCGTACCTGTCCTGATGGCGCCGTTCGGGGCGTCCTGTTTTCTCGTCTTCGCCGTACCGGAAAGCCCGTTCGCGCAGCCACGCAATGTGATTGGCGGCCATCTCGTCTCCACAGCGGTAGGACTGCTGCTCCTGACATTCGCGGGGACGGAAGGGTGGGTTATGGGTCTCGCGGTCGGGCTCAGCATCACCGCCATGCTGCTCACGCGCACCGGCCATCCGCCTGCGGGTGCCGATCCGCTCGTGGTGCTGCTCGCTCAGCCTGGCTGGACCTTTCTTGCGACGCCGGTATTACTGGGTGCCGGCGTTGTAGTCGGTGTCGCGCTGCTATTCAACAATCTCCGCGCAGGTCCCGGCTATCCCAGATACTGGCGCGGTTAGCAAGAGCCATGAAACCTGAGCAAGATCAGCAAGTCATGTAACTGC
The sequence above is a segment of the Gammaproteobacteria bacterium genome. Coding sequences within it:
- a CDS encoding HPP family protein, whose translation is MSRSLLHWKYWVERLRGGANAPPRISVRQTFLAGLGGMLAISALTLLTSSAGVPVLMAPFGASCFLVFAVPESPFAQPRNVIGGHLVSTAVGLLLLTFAGTEGWVMGLAVGLSITAMLLTRTGHPPAGADPLVVLLAQPGWTFLATPVLLGAGVVVGVALLFNNLRAGPGYPRYWRG